The following are encoded together in the Candidatus Woesebacteria bacterium genome:
- a CDS encoding UDP-N-acetylglucosamine--N-acetylmuramyl-(pentapeptide) pyrophosphoryl-undecaprenol N-acetylglucosamine transferase: protein MNKKNKIGMSFRKIHNSRTDKVSREKVIVATGGHAGTTALAVIKEIKKSKLNWQLHWIGTKYAVEGKKTLTIEAKTMPQIDVKFHGLIAGKLQRKWSRYTLVSLAKIPFGFVHAFLLLKNIKPSLVLSFGGYAGFPVVVAAFLLRVPVVIQEQITGLGFANRMSLPFADRVALARKEGLKYAKGKGVLIGNPVNSEIIQLDAKKKMHTPPAIFIFAGSRGSQMINAVIEKLLPNLLANYTVYHHTGDLDYGKFRQVKEKLSIKVRKRYHVYQFIDPIDVPGFYEKSDILIGRAGANTVSEIMIVGIPAILIPLTWTNYQEQVLNANDAQKRNLVEVILPKDLTTEKLNHAIDHTKSTWYRKIQSQVRDLATLDMHASHKLIDVITEVMK, encoded by the coding sequence AACTCTCGCACAGACAAAGTAAGCCGCGAAAAAGTAATTGTTGCAACGGGTGGACATGCCGGCACGACCGCACTTGCAGTCATAAAAGAAATAAAAAAAAGCAAGCTGAATTGGCAGCTTCATTGGATTGGAACAAAATATGCGGTTGAGGGTAAAAAGACGTTAACAATCGAAGCAAAAACAATGCCCCAAATTGATGTTAAATTTCATGGTTTGATAGCGGGAAAATTACAACGTAAATGGTCGAGATATACGCTAGTTTCTTTAGCAAAAATTCCATTCGGTTTCGTCCATGCTTTTTTGTTATTAAAAAATATTAAACCGAGCCTTGTATTGTCTTTCGGAGGATATGCGGGTTTTCCTGTTGTAGTGGCAGCATTTTTGTTACGTGTTCCCGTGGTTATACAAGAACAAATAACGGGACTAGGTTTTGCCAATCGCATGTCTTTACCATTTGCCGACAGGGTCGCGTTGGCAAGGAAAGAAGGACTAAAATACGCCAAGGGTAAAGGCGTATTAATCGGCAATCCGGTTAACTCCGAAATAATACAACTTGACGCGAAGAAAAAAATGCACACCCCGCCGGCAATTTTTATCTTTGCCGGATCAAGAGGTTCACAAATGATAAATGCGGTTATAGAAAAATTGTTGCCCAACCTTCTAGCTAACTATACCGTTTATCATCATACGGGTGATTTGGATTACGGCAAGTTTCGACAAGTTAAAGAAAAACTATCAATCAAAGTACGAAAACGTTACCATGTGTATCAATTTATTGACCCCATTGATGTACCGGGATTTTATGAAAAATCGGATATTCTCATAGGTAGAGCCGGTGCCAATACAGTTTCAGAAATTATGATTGTCGGAATTCCGGCGATTCTTATTCCTTTGACGTGGACCAATTATCAAGAGCAGGTATTAAATGCAAACGATGCCCAAAAAAGAAATCTGGTAGAAGTTATACTGCCAAAAGATTTAACAACGGAAAAACTTAATCATGCAATCGATCACACGAAAAGTACATGGTATAGAAAAATACAATCGCAGGTACGCGATCTTGCTACTTTAGACATGCATGCTTCACACAAGCTAATTGATGTGATAACGGAGGTCATGAAGTGA